Proteins co-encoded in one Acidovorax sp. 69 genomic window:
- a CDS encoding DUF1569 domain-containing protein, whose translation MAVTPPRGAQSVPPHPDTYVAQGPTALPANPARRSFVRWGVGLATVGGVVAGAGYFLHRPGNDRQLVFGTISEALREVERLNAASVHALVPATAWNWSQTLEHCAQSIEYSLQGFPEPKSALFQNTVGTAAFSVFAQRGRMSHSLEEPIPGAPVLDASAPDAAAALARLRKAAQDFAAYSGTLHPHFAYGALSRVQYEQAHAMHLANHLSAFDGRPQG comes from the coding sequence ATGGCTGTGACACCTCCTCGTGGCGCCCAGAGCGTCCCACCCCATCCAGATACCTATGTCGCCCAGGGGCCCACGGCGTTGCCTGCAAACCCCGCGCGCAGGTCGTTTGTACGGTGGGGGGTGGGCTTGGCTACGGTGGGCGGGGTCGTGGCGGGGGCTGGCTACTTCCTGCATCGGCCCGGGAATGACCGGCAACTGGTTTTTGGCACGATCAGCGAGGCCTTGCGCGAGGTGGAGCGCTTGAACGCAGCCTCGGTGCATGCACTCGTGCCCGCCACGGCGTGGAACTGGTCGCAGACGCTGGAGCACTGCGCGCAGAGCATCGAATACTCGCTGCAAGGGTTCCCGGAACCCAAGTCGGCACTGTTTCAGAACACCGTGGGCACCGCCGCGTTCAGCGTGTTTGCACAGCGCGGCCGTATGAGTCACAGCCTGGAAGAGCCTATTCCGGGTGCGCCGGTGCTGGATGCATCGGCACCCGATGCTGCGGCTGCCCTGGCGCGCTTGCGCAAAGCTGCGCAGGATTTTGCGGCCTATTCAGGAACCCTGCACCCGCACTTTGCCTATGGGGCGTTGAGCCGCGTGCAATACGAGCAGGCGCATGCCATGCACCTGGCCAATCACCTGTCCGCCTTCGACGGTCGCCCCCAGGGCTGA